In Sandaracinaceae bacterium, a single window of DNA contains:
- the tssI gene encoding type VI secretion system tip protein TssI/VgrG, producing the protein MSNDNERDESGSDGEVVETVGEVAKGAAELGETISKAAEGDVAGALGSGLGALGSAGELAGGALGDTESDARDAVNTASTVANTASSVVNAGRSLAGAAQSGDVGRAAGALGSAGDAARYIVPAGEAREALEGVGSAAGAVQQGAEALDRAGGTSGGGAGRNPVTFLLEVAGLDGQWGVISVSLQESLNSIPSAQIRARYDGHPERSDLLLAEAKLTVERGEQLREFKGLVFHARIQEGDEDSEVTFQLAPAATYLAHKVNNRIHQNLTVVEAIIETYKGMLGPLQRSVDESNLQRTYEKREYNVQYQESNLSFLSRLAEEEGIFWFFDYEGDKEVLVLADAVAGLAQARANDGGEAPYHPDSRQAPDGESVTQVNRDEVIGATDVVVRGWDWTNPALDVVAEQTGRGDAEPATEIYDHTDALIVHDYRDEQYKGNTARIQAQLRAERLDLDRKHWSMNANVVSAHPGRTLGVVGSPGDFDARYLIVSMTSHGSATEGVSGTWTSSMDVVPTAVPYRPPHRTPRPIAHGPETAIVVGPGGSEIHTDEHGRVKVRFHWDRDHAPRENDSSCWIRVSHNWAGPGFGTFFLPRVDMEVVVSFLGGNPDRPIVTGCVYHGTNRVGVELDAKKTQSLIRTKSSPNSEGFNEMRFEDEAGNEFIYVHAEKDYTEEVEHDHSTHVKNCQTNTVDVDQTETVGHDQTMHVKNDRKKTVDKFETTTIGEDRDETVHGAETVTIDKTRDHTVKKDESLLVTEGHRSVTVMTGEDKETYKGGRATTVDKHDNLHVIGGNNRNETITGQRNQWVTKKYTLVQADTEKFILDGNGYWESAQMIRVITGSSTLQMKAGGDIAINASSSVSVEVGSSKFEIKPGKISIEADEIQLKAGESALKLEASKATLKGAMVDLLADMFATIKGTLVRLN; encoded by the coding sequence ATGAGCAACGACAACGAGCGCGACGAGTCTGGCAGTGACGGCGAAGTCGTGGAGACCGTCGGTGAAGTCGCCAAAGGCGCGGCTGAGCTCGGCGAGACCATCTCCAAGGCCGCCGAGGGTGATGTCGCTGGCGCCCTGGGGAGCGGGCTGGGAGCCCTCGGCAGTGCGGGCGAGCTCGCGGGCGGGGCCCTCGGAGACACGGAGTCGGACGCGCGGGACGCGGTGAACACGGCCTCGACCGTCGCGAACACCGCTTCCTCCGTCGTGAACGCCGGCAGGAGCCTCGCAGGTGCCGCTCAGTCCGGGGACGTCGGCAGGGCGGCGGGGGCCCTAGGATCGGCCGGGGATGCGGCGCGCTACATCGTGCCCGCGGGCGAAGCTCGGGAAGCGCTGGAGGGGGTCGGATCCGCCGCCGGAGCCGTCCAGCAGGGCGCCGAAGCTCTCGACCGGGCTGGGGGAACGAGCGGGGGCGGGGCGGGGCGTAACCCCGTCACGTTCCTCCTCGAGGTCGCCGGCCTCGACGGGCAGTGGGGCGTCATCTCCGTATCGTTGCAGGAGTCGCTCAACTCCATCCCCAGCGCCCAGATCCGCGCTCGCTATGATGGGCATCCCGAGCGTAGTGACCTGCTGTTGGCAGAAGCCAAGCTGACCGTCGAGCGCGGCGAGCAGCTCCGCGAGTTCAAGGGGCTCGTCTTCCACGCCCGGATTCAGGAGGGGGACGAGGACTCCGAGGTCACGTTTCAGCTGGCGCCAGCGGCGACCTACCTCGCGCACAAGGTGAACAACCGCATCCACCAGAACCTGACCGTGGTGGAGGCGATCATCGAGACCTACAAGGGGATGCTCGGGCCGCTCCAGCGCTCGGTCGACGAGTCGAACCTGCAGCGGACCTACGAAAAGCGCGAGTACAATGTCCAGTACCAGGAGAGCAATCTATCGTTCCTGTCGCGGCTGGCAGAGGAAGAGGGGATCTTCTGGTTCTTCGACTACGAAGGCGACAAGGAAGTCCTCGTGCTCGCCGACGCCGTCGCCGGCCTCGCCCAGGCGCGGGCCAACGATGGCGGTGAGGCCCCATACCATCCCGATTCCCGCCAGGCCCCGGACGGCGAGAGCGTCACGCAGGTCAACCGTGACGAGGTCATCGGCGCCACCGACGTCGTAGTGCGCGGATGGGATTGGACCAACCCGGCCCTCGATGTCGTGGCAGAGCAGACCGGGCGCGGTGACGCCGAGCCCGCCACGGAGATCTACGACCACACCGACGCGCTCATCGTCCACGACTACCGCGACGAGCAGTACAAGGGGAACACCGCTCGAATCCAGGCGCAGCTGCGTGCCGAGCGTTTGGACCTCGACCGCAAGCACTGGTCGATGAACGCCAACGTCGTGTCGGCCCATCCCGGCCGCACGCTCGGCGTAGTCGGCAGCCCGGGCGACTTCGACGCACGGTACTTGATCGTGTCGATGACCTCACACGGGAGCGCCACGGAGGGCGTCTCGGGCACGTGGACCAGCTCGATGGATGTCGTCCCGACCGCGGTCCCCTACCGCCCGCCGCACCGAACCCCGAGGCCCATCGCTCATGGCCCCGAGACGGCCATCGTGGTGGGCCCGGGAGGCTCCGAGATCCACACCGACGAGCACGGCCGGGTGAAGGTCCGCTTCCACTGGGACCGTGACCACGCTCCGCGGGAGAACGACTCGAGCTGCTGGATCCGCGTGTCCCACAACTGGGCCGGCCCGGGGTTCGGCACCTTCTTCCTGCCGCGGGTCGACATGGAGGTGGTCGTCAGCTTCCTCGGCGGCAACCCCGACCGGCCGATCGTGACGGGCTGCGTATATCACGGCACCAACCGCGTGGGCGTAGAGCTGGACGCCAAGAAGACGCAGAGCCTGATCCGGACGAAGTCATCGCCCAACAGCGAAGGCTTCAACGAGATGCGCTTCGAGGACGAGGCGGGCAACGAGTTCATCTACGTCCACGCCGAGAAGGACTACACGGAGGAGGTCGAGCACGACCACTCGACGCACGTCAAGAACTGCCAGACCAACACGGTGGACGTCGATCAGACCGAGACCGTTGGGCACGACCAGACGATGCACGTCAAGAACGACCGCAAGAAGACGGTCGACAAGTTCGAGACGACGACGATCGGGGAGGATCGCGACGAGACGGTTCACGGCGCCGAGACGGTCACCATCGACAAGACGCGGGACCACACGGTCAAGAAGGACGAGTCCCTCCTGGTGACCGAGGGGCATCGCAGCGTCACGGTCATGACCGGAGAGGATAAGGAGACCTACAAGGGAGGTCGCGCCACGACCGTCGACAAGCATGACAACCTACACGTCATCGGCGGAAACAACCGAAACGAGACCATCACCGGACAGCGAAACCAGTGGGTCACCAAGAAGTACACGCTGGTTCAGGCAGACACCGAGAAGTTCATCCTGGATGGCAACGGCTATTGGGAGTCGGCGCAGATGATCCGCGTGATCACGGGCTCGTCCACGCTTCAGATGAAGGCGGGGGGCGACATCGCGATCAACGCGAGCTCGTCGGTCTCGGTCGAAGTCGGCAGCTCCAAGTTCGAGATCAAGCCCGGCAAGATCTCCATCGAGGCGGATGAGATTCAGCTCAAGGCGGGCGAGTCGGCGCTGAAGCTCGAGGCGTCCAAGGCGACGCTGAAGGGCGCGATGGTCGATCTCTTGGCCGACATGTTTGCGACCATCAAGGGCACCCTCGTGAGGCTCAACTGA